Proteins encoded by one window of Tunturibacter psychrotolerans:
- a CDS encoding serine hydrolase domain-containing protein, translating into MSSVPAHARPSFEPVRNLILRAIAQGKATGVAVAVAHGGSIVWEQGFGWANREARLKATAHTPFTLASITKPFTATTLMALVAEGKLSLDDSANKYLTNSRIQGTNGNADTATVRLLGAHVSGLPTMYEGYDRGEANLALDADALISNYGRLAYSPRSCYEYSNIGFAALAVVASNLTGTDFGALMTQRVLTPLGLHDSFFNTSVARLRTGAARYDSLGNLIPYYTTSTPASGELYASAHDLARFAMFNMKNHVPGQAPFLDDHCVDELHKPVFVGPSGVATTFGWFTGHLKSGIPVIFKIGGQPGVATGLYMLPSENLACMVLTNRSDGRELCSEVCNQVLAGYLPEWQQPEETSGPPTSPFVVRPSFGGHWRGTLANDGAKMQAELNIDSSDLATLSLGDKPAARITGMQSEGVALTGVSVGLIDSPDSLRTGAKTLKIKLLPQEGKLVGRVIAVAGDPNVKNVMLPYVLTLNQIPR; encoded by the coding sequence ATGTCTTCGGTTCCGGCTCATGCGCGACCCAGCTTTGAGCCTGTTCGGAACCTGATCCTTCGAGCGATCGCGCAAGGAAAGGCTACTGGAGTAGCTGTTGCCGTGGCGCATGGTGGAAGCATCGTCTGGGAACAGGGCTTTGGATGGGCCAATCGTGAGGCTCGCCTTAAGGCAACAGCGCATACGCCGTTCACCCTAGCGTCCATCACCAAACCGTTCACAGCCACAACGCTTATGGCCCTGGTTGCGGAGGGGAAATTGTCCTTAGATGACTCCGCAAACAAATATCTTACGAACAGCAGGATCCAGGGTACGAACGGAAACGCGGACACGGCAACCGTCCGGCTCCTGGGCGCGCATGTCAGCGGTTTGCCGACGATGTACGAGGGATACGATCGAGGCGAAGCCAACCTAGCTTTAGATGCAGACGCGCTCATCAGTAACTATGGCAGACTCGCCTATTCGCCGCGATCCTGTTACGAATACAGCAACATCGGTTTTGCTGCATTGGCAGTCGTCGCATCGAACCTGACGGGAACGGATTTCGGGGCTCTCATGACACAAAGGGTTCTCACACCGCTTGGCCTTCACGACAGCTTCTTCAACACCAGTGTTGCACGGCTCCGAACGGGTGCCGCGCGATACGATTCCTTGGGAAATTTAATCCCGTACTACACAACATCCACTCCGGCATCGGGAGAACTCTATGCCAGCGCTCACGACCTCGCGCGCTTTGCGATGTTCAACATGAAAAATCACGTTCCGGGTCAGGCGCCGTTTCTGGATGACCATTGCGTCGACGAACTCCACAAGCCGGTCTTCGTGGGGCCTTCGGGCGTCGCCACGACCTTCGGCTGGTTCACGGGGCATTTGAAATCCGGCATCCCGGTGATCTTCAAAATTGGTGGCCAACCAGGTGTCGCAACGGGCCTGTATATGCTCCCATCGGAAAATCTCGCATGCATGGTCTTGACGAATCGATCCGACGGGAGAGAACTGTGCTCCGAGGTCTGCAACCAAGTACTTGCCGGTTACCTGCCTGAATGGCAACAGCCTGAAGAAACAAGTGGGCCTCCAACCTCTCCGTTCGTCGTCAGACCCAGCTTCGGTGGTCATTGGCGGGGAACACTGGCGAATGATGGCGCGAAGATGCAGGCTGAGCTGAACATAGACTCCAGCGACCTGGCCACGCTGTCGCTCGGTGACAAACCTGCGGCGAGAATTACCGGGATGCAGTCAGAAGGAGTGGCTCTCACGGGCGTGTCGGTGGGTTTGATCGACTCCCCTGACTCGCTCCGCACTGGAGCGAAGACGCTGAAGATTAAGCTACTCCCACAGGAGGGAAAGCTTGTGGGCAGGGTTATCGCAGTAGCAGGTGATCCCAATGTCAAAAACGTGATGTTGCCGTACGTGCTCACCTTGAACCAGATACCGAGGTGA
- a CDS encoding M13-type metalloendopeptidase: protein MLETASFDDQGREVDADNRLRDWWTVDDSAQFKVRADVLSSQYSAMEPLPGLHIKGDVTLGENIADLGGVTIALEAYHRSLFGLAAPVLDGFSGDQRFFLGWAQVWREKRREDNLRQMITTDVHSPATARVNGVVRNMDPWYHGFTVQPDQALFLAPDKRVRIW, encoded by the coding sequence ATTTTAGAGACGGCTAGCTTTGACGATCAAGGACGGGAGGTCGACGCCGACAATCGCCTACGTGACTGGTGGACGGTAGACGATTCAGCGCAATTCAAAGTGCGTGCAGATGTTCTGAGCAGCCAGTACTCGGCGATGGAGCCGCTGCCGGGACTGCACATCAAGGGCGATGTCACTCTTGGCGAGAACATTGCCGATCTGGGAGGTGTGACGATAGCCCTTGAGGCATACCACCGATCGCTGTTCGGACTTGCCGCGCCCGTGCTCGACGGTTTCTCAGGAGACCAGCGATTTTTTCTTGGATGGGCTCAAGTCTGGCGCGAGAAGCGTCGCGAAGACAACCTACGCCAGATGATCACGACCGACGTTCATAGCCCTGCAACCGCAAGGGTGAACGGGGTCGTACGCAACATGGATCCCTGGTACCACGGTTTCACCGTCCAGCCAGACCAAGCTCTGTTTCTCGCGCCTGACAAGCGGGTGCGCATCTGGTGA
- a CDS encoding winged helix-turn-helix domain-containing protein: MPLSLTEGTVRFDQFELDLRTRQLTKNGAKIRLSQQPIQVLLLLLEVPGEIVTREEFRRRLWASDVFVDFDHGLNKSIQKLRDTLGDSAGSPRYIETIPRIGYRFMALPNEARGSLELPSETGISVPPTAPALPPGGRIAGNRLARWILLAASVAGCALGFFALALYRSRHRPPEVRFMQLTEFTDSAVAPALSPDGHMVAFIRGNNTFLSSDEIYVKMLPNGEARRVTDDHRPKYGLAFSPDGAEIAYTVLEGPRFSTYAVSALGGEPHLWMQNAAGLVWLDRDHLLFSEIRSGEAIHLGVVTATVTRAGSREIYFPAHERGMAHYSYASPDRHWALVVEMNENGDWAPCRLVDLEGQASPRPIGPVGACTSAGWSPNGRWMYFTVTVDGQSHIWRQYFPDGEPEQITFGPTEEDGMAVEPQAPALITSVGVHESALWMHDGNIERPLSSEGEVVGGLSHPVFSPDASVLYYLLRQGQNSGAELRRTVVESGKSEVVLPGISMIAFDLSPDGKQVAYTTAAAGGTTQLWLAPVGGSNPPQKLDVTGAQSPHFGVGGQVLFQHTEGNKNYLEQVDADGTHRSKVVPFPILEFQSVSPGRRWVIAFVPATPERKIFAVTAIPLAGGVTRRISATYCFPRWSTDGKFLFVPVEESSRTSPGRSLAIPLGRGEDLPVLPADGIAPFAESNVVRGAISVSREELVPAKDPEHYAWVNTTVHRNLYRISLP, encoded by the coding sequence ATGCCCCTTTCACTCACTGAAGGGACGGTTCGGTTTGACCAGTTTGAGCTGGATCTGAGGACGCGCCAGCTCACTAAGAACGGCGCGAAGATCCGGTTATCGCAGCAGCCGATTCAGGTCCTGTTGTTGCTCCTCGAAGTTCCCGGCGAGATTGTGACACGTGAAGAATTCAGGCGACGCCTCTGGGCGTCCGATGTGTTTGTCGATTTCGACCACGGGCTGAATAAATCCATCCAAAAATTGCGCGACACTCTGGGAGATTCGGCAGGCTCTCCCCGTTACATCGAAACCATTCCGCGGATCGGATACCGCTTCATGGCGCTCCCCAATGAGGCGAGAGGAAGCCTGGAACTGCCGTCAGAAACGGGAATCTCAGTGCCGCCGACTGCCCCGGCTCTCCCGCCTGGCGGCCGGATCGCAGGAAACCGACTGGCACGATGGATTCTACTTGCCGCTTCTGTGGCGGGCTGCGCCCTTGGGTTCTTCGCGCTGGCCCTTTATCGATCCCGCCATCGCCCGCCAGAAGTCCGGTTCATGCAGCTCACCGAATTTACCGATTCTGCCGTAGCTCCGGCGCTATCGCCGGACGGACATATGGTGGCCTTTATCCGCGGTAACAACACCTTTCTTTCCTCTGATGAGATCTATGTGAAGATGCTGCCGAACGGAGAAGCCAGGCGGGTGACGGACGACCACCGGCCGAAATACGGGCTGGCGTTCTCGCCGGATGGGGCAGAGATTGCGTACACGGTGTTGGAGGGTCCCCGGTTCTCCACCTACGCCGTATCAGCGCTGGGAGGTGAGCCTCATCTATGGATGCAGAATGCGGCGGGACTGGTGTGGCTTGACCGCGATCATCTTCTCTTTTCCGAAATCCGATCGGGCGAGGCGATCCATCTGGGAGTGGTGACGGCAACAGTGACGCGTGCCGGTTCGCGTGAAATTTACTTTCCTGCGCACGAGCGTGGTATGGCCCACTACTCGTATGCCTCTCCGGATCGGCACTGGGCTCTCGTGGTAGAGATGAACGAGAACGGCGATTGGGCGCCGTGCCGACTGGTGGATCTGGAGGGCCAGGCCTCCCCGCGGCCGATTGGCCCCGTTGGTGCGTGTACCTCCGCGGGTTGGTCCCCAAATGGCAGATGGATGTATTTCACCGTGACAGTGGATGGGCAGAGCCACATCTGGCGGCAGTACTTTCCAGACGGAGAGCCGGAGCAAATCACCTTTGGACCGACCGAGGAGGATGGAATGGCGGTAGAGCCGCAGGCGCCAGCGCTGATTACCTCCGTGGGTGTGCACGAGAGCGCACTCTGGATGCACGACGGGAACATCGAGCGGCCGCTCTCTTCTGAGGGTGAAGTGGTTGGCGGACTGTCTCATCCCGTTTTCAGCCCCGACGCCAGTGTTCTTTATTACCTTCTGCGGCAGGGGCAGAACTCGGGTGCAGAGCTGAGGCGCACAGTCGTCGAGTCGGGAAAGAGCGAAGTAGTGCTACCCGGAATTTCGATGATAGCTTTCGATCTATCGCCGGATGGCAAACAGGTGGCATATACGACCGCCGCGGCGGGGGGGACGACGCAGTTGTGGCTGGCACCGGTGGGTGGCAGCAATCCCCCACAAAAATTGGATGTTACCGGCGCGCAGTCACCCCACTTTGGCGTGGGGGGCCAAGTCCTGTTCCAACACACGGAAGGGAACAAAAACTACCTGGAGCAGGTTGACGCGGACGGGACACACCGCTCCAAGGTCGTCCCGTTTCCCATTTTGGAATTCCAGAGCGTCTCACCTGGGCGGCGATGGGTGATCGCATTCGTTCCCGCGACACCCGAAAGAAAAATTTTTGCCGTCACAGCGATTCCGCTAGCCGGCGGAGTGACGCGGCGGATTTCCGCAACCTACTGCTTTCCAAGATGGTCGACTGACGGAAAATTCCTTTTCGTTCCAGTAGAAGAGTCATCACGGACAAGCCCGGGTCGCAGTTTGGCGATTCCCCTGGGGCGGGGGGAAGACTTGCCGGTTCTTCCTGCGGACGGGATCGCTCCATTCGCCGAATCAAATGTCGTTCGTGGTGCCATATCCGTGAGCCGTGAAGAGCTGGTCCCCGCCAAGGACCCGGAGCACTATGCCTGGGTGAACACGACGGTACACCGGAACCTCTATCGAATCTCACTGCCCTAG
- a CDS encoding IS110 family transposase: MKKPAQHLIAEVPRRQAKVEITIGIDLGDVWSHYCTLNQDGEVVDRGRFRTTPKAIEKWFTDVAPARVAMEAGTHSIWISAQLQELGHEVIVANVRELRAISHSDRKSDQVDAEKLARYARLDPNILRPIAHRTVEQQQALTLIRSRALLVRLRTAAVNAVRGLTKSCGYRMPASATTCFAQRSLAVMPPGLAQALGPVLQQIAEMTVKIKLYDRQIQQLGQTEYPETQALPKVHGVGHLTALTFVLTLGSKERFGRSRDVGCYLGLRPRRSQSGDHDPQLGITHAGNAYLRSLLIECSNHILRPHGRDSALRQWGLRLAARGGKK, encoded by the coding sequence ATGAAGAAGCCAGCGCAGCACCTCATCGCTGAAGTTCCGCGCAGACAGGCCAAGGTTGAGATCACGATCGGCATCGACCTTGGCGATGTCTGGAGCCATTACTGCACCCTCAACCAGGACGGAGAGGTGGTCGACCGTGGCCGCTTCAGAACTACCCCGAAGGCGATCGAGAAGTGGTTCACCGACGTGGCTCCAGCGCGGGTTGCGATGGAGGCGGGAACGCATTCGATCTGGATCAGCGCGCAGTTGCAGGAACTAGGTCACGAAGTCATCGTGGCGAACGTCCGTGAGTTGCGGGCGATCTCGCACAGTGACCGGAAGAGCGATCAGGTCGATGCTGAGAAGCTGGCAAGATATGCCCGGCTTGATCCGAATATCCTTCGGCCGATTGCCCATCGCACCGTTGAGCAACAGCAGGCTCTGACTCTGATCCGTTCGCGAGCGCTGTTGGTGCGACTGCGCACTGCGGCGGTGAACGCCGTTCGTGGTCTGACGAAGTCGTGCGGCTACCGTATGCCTGCCTCCGCCACAACGTGCTTCGCCCAGCGCAGCCTGGCCGTTATGCCACCTGGACTGGCACAGGCGCTCGGTCCGGTACTTCAGCAGATCGCGGAGATGACAGTAAAGATCAAGCTGTACGACCGGCAGATCCAACAGCTCGGCCAGACCGAGTATCCAGAGACGCAGGCGCTGCCGAAGGTTCACGGCGTCGGTCATCTCACCGCCTTAACCTTCGTGCTGACGCTCGGAAGCAAAGAGCGGTTCGGACGAAGTCGCGACGTTGGGTGCTATCTGGGCCTGCGACCGCGTCGAAGTCAGTCTGGAGATCATGATCCGCAGCTCGGCATCACTCACGCCGGCAACGCCTATCTCCGAAGTCTGCTGATCGAGTGCTCCAATCACATCCTTCGACCGCACGGACGAGACTCGGCCTTACGACAGTGGGGCCTGCGCCTAGCCGCCCGAGGTGGCAAGAAGTAA
- a CDS encoding tyrosine-type recombinase/integrase, whose product MANGTVKKPKAIKGIFERPDGSGIWWINYYIEGKRFREKVGRRSDAVTLYQRRKTDARMGVKMPEVRARRAVLFEEIAADALVYSQEHKASYPGDRSTVGKLLPTFGKIPLDNITPQTIKAYLDKRTDLTKTTINRYRGTISMIFEEAIRNEKATANPARLVRLHREDNSRVRFVTFAEEATIRAIIRERCPTHEPEMTLALETGMRRGEQYSLEWDRVDVERRQLLLLKTKNGTARVVILTTVAVAALEELRERRNQLKIKKEMERALVLTTGSSMALEDQQSQTVCLTRYGEPMASPRAWFELVMEEAIKRNSALKDVTWHIFRHTYISRLVMAGVDLRTVQELAGHKDIKMTVRYAHLAPAHKLAAVDRLAEYRQEQEKAEAQRAVELALVAA is encoded by the coding sequence ATGGCAAACGGGACGGTCAAAAAGCCGAAAGCGATCAAAGGGATTTTCGAGAGACCGGACGGTAGTGGCATCTGGTGGATCAACTATTACATCGAGGGTAAACGGTTTCGGGAAAAGGTTGGTCGGCGTTCGGACGCTGTCACTCTCTACCAACGTCGCAAGACGGACGCCCGAATGGGTGTAAAAATGCCGGAGGTTCGGGCGCGCCGCGCGGTGCTCTTTGAGGAGATCGCGGCGGACGCTCTGGTGTACTCCCAGGAGCATAAGGCCTCGTACCCCGGTGACCGTTCGACGGTCGGGAAACTCTTGCCAACCTTCGGAAAGATCCCACTCGACAACATCACGCCGCAGACGATCAAGGCATATCTGGATAAGCGCACCGATCTGACGAAGACGACGATCAACCGATATCGCGGAACTATCTCCATGATCTTCGAAGAGGCTATCCGCAACGAGAAGGCCACTGCCAACCCCGCTCGGCTCGTGCGCCTCCACCGGGAGGACAACAGCAGAGTTCGCTTCGTCACCTTCGCGGAGGAGGCGACGATACGCGCAATCATTCGCGAGAGGTGCCCAACCCACGAACCCGAAATGACCTTGGCTCTTGAAACTGGAATGCGACGCGGAGAGCAGTATTCGCTGGAGTGGGATCGTGTCGATGTAGAGCGAAGACAACTGCTGTTGCTAAAGACTAAGAATGGAACGGCGCGGGTGGTCATCCTGACCACCGTTGCGGTTGCGGCGCTGGAGGAACTTCGGGAGCGGCGGAATCAGCTAAAAATCAAGAAGGAGATGGAGCGTGCTCTTGTCCTCACAACTGGCTCGTCCATGGCACTTGAGGATCAGCAGAGTCAGACTGTCTGCCTTACAAGATATGGTGAGCCAATGGCGTCGCCCCGTGCCTGGTTTGAACTGGTGATGGAGGAAGCAATAAAGAGAAATTCAGCACTCAAGGACGTCACTTGGCATATCTTTCGCCACACCTACATCTCGCGCCTCGTAATGGCCGGCGTCGATCTGAGGACAGTGCAGGAACTCGCCGGCCATAAAGACATCAAGATGACCGTCCGTTACGCTCATCTTGCGCCGGCGCATAAGCTGGCCGCCGTTGATCGGCTTGCCGAATATCGTCAAGAGCAGGAGAAAGCCGAAGCGCAAAGGGCAGTTGAACTGGCGCTCGTTGCTGCGTAG
- a CDS encoding alpha/beta fold hydrolase: MKIMGSRVRVFGWAAVWMLTISVGWAQEGAQKIAELGECPLASGQVVLDCKVGYRTFGVMNADGTNVVVMPSWLNGRSEELIPFFGDKETGHRLVDTSRFFGVAFDAFGDGVSSSPSNSKRQRGPEFPAFTMEDMVRAQYRVLTEVLHVGHVHAAVGLSMGGEQVFAWAVLFPKFLDRAVPIVGTPQVTSFDLLSKQILVEAIESDPGYMGGRYVTEPELKLANAIGTLIVSAPQYRNAEVPREQFAEWMKLVESPQRQDANDRMWQARAIMHHDVLHGRTIEEVARGVPVKFLVIVAAEDRMVAPQPALEWAKDVGAETYISAGSCAHLIMQCDAEAVSSRVERFLAR, translated from the coding sequence ATGAAAATCATGGGGAGCCGGGTTCGAGTCTTTGGGTGGGCTGCGGTATGGATGCTGACGATTTCGGTGGGGTGGGCGCAGGAGGGTGCACAGAAGATTGCCGAGCTGGGAGAATGTCCGTTGGCGAGCGGTCAGGTGGTGCTGGATTGCAAGGTTGGGTACAGAACCTTCGGTGTGATGAACGCTGATGGGACGAATGTCGTCGTTATGCCTTCGTGGCTGAATGGGCGAAGCGAGGAGCTGATTCCGTTCTTTGGGGATAAGGAGACCGGGCATCGGTTGGTGGATACGTCACGGTTTTTTGGCGTGGCGTTCGATGCGTTTGGGGATGGAGTGTCTTCGTCGCCTTCGAACAGCAAGCGGCAACGTGGGCCGGAGTTTCCGGCATTCACCATGGAGGATATGGTGCGGGCACAGTACCGCGTGCTGACCGAGGTGCTTCATGTGGGACACGTGCACGCAGCAGTAGGGTTGTCGATGGGTGGAGAGCAGGTATTTGCTTGGGCGGTTTTGTTCCCGAAGTTTTTGGATAGGGCAGTGCCTATTGTGGGGACGCCGCAGGTGACGAGCTTCGATCTGTTGTCGAAGCAGATTTTGGTTGAGGCGATTGAGTCGGATCCTGGATATATGGGCGGCCGATATGTGACGGAGCCGGAGTTGAAGCTTGCGAATGCGATTGGGACGCTGATCGTGAGTGCGCCGCAGTATCGAAATGCAGAGGTGCCGAGGGAGCAGTTTGCGGAGTGGATGAAGTTGGTGGAGTCGCCGCAGCGGCAGGACGCGAATGACAGGATGTGGCAGGCAAGAGCGATTATGCATCACGATGTGCTGCATGGAAGGACGATTGAAGAGGTTGCTCGGGGAGTTCCGGTGAAGTTTCTGGTGATCGTGGCAGCGGAGGATCGGATGGTTGCTCCGCAGCCTGCGCTGGAGTGGGCGAAGGATGTTGGGGCAGAGACTTATATTTCGGCTGGAAGCTGCGCGCACTTGATCATGCAGTGCGATGCTGAGGCGGTGTCCTCGCGCGTAGAGCGGTTTCTGGCGCGGTGA
- a CDS encoding response regulator transcription factor produces the protein MRVLIVEDDAALGLFLQKGLKLEGHQVDWVTDGEAGLRYAEEHRPDLIVLDLSLPRKDGTEVLAEMNGRFDETSVLVLTGRSQVEERVKCLNLGADDCLLKPFSFHELTARCRALMRRREQFADPVLRHGDVELNRMERKVMRNGQLVDLTVKEFSLLEFLLKRGGQCCSRSELLRDVWQMSPDAGTNVVDVYINYLRRKLAATSADGDLGNSVIETVRGEGYRMSAVRKPMGRVGMLPANAAFAGA, from the coding sequence ATGCGAGTTTTGATCGTGGAAGATGACGCAGCACTGGGATTGTTTCTCCAGAAGGGTTTGAAGTTGGAGGGACACCAGGTGGATTGGGTGACTGATGGGGAGGCAGGGCTACGATATGCGGAAGAACATCGTCCGGACCTGATCGTGCTGGATCTGAGTCTTCCACGGAAAGACGGAACCGAAGTGCTGGCTGAGATGAACGGCCGGTTCGATGAGACCTCGGTGCTGGTGTTGACGGGGCGAAGCCAGGTGGAAGAACGGGTGAAGTGCCTGAATCTGGGGGCGGATGATTGCCTGCTGAAACCTTTCAGCTTTCATGAACTGACGGCACGATGCCGCGCGCTGATGCGGCGGCGAGAGCAGTTTGCGGATCCGGTGTTGCGGCATGGCGACGTGGAGTTGAACCGGATGGAGCGCAAGGTGATGCGCAACGGACAACTGGTGGATCTGACCGTGAAGGAGTTCAGCCTGCTGGAGTTCTTGCTGAAGCGGGGCGGGCAGTGCTGCAGCCGGAGTGAGTTGCTGCGGGATGTATGGCAGATGTCTCCCGATGCCGGGACGAATGTGGTGGATGTGTATATCAATTATCTGCGGCGAAAGCTGGCGGCGACGAGTGCGGATGGCGACCTTGGGAACTCCGTTATCGAGACGGTGCGGGGAGAGGGTTACCGAATGAGTGCCGTGCGCAAACCGATGGGACGAGTTGGTATGCTTCCTGCAAATGCGGCGTTTGCCGGTGCGTGA
- a CDS encoding sigma-54 interaction domain-containing protein, producing MGRESVLNMDTGEVAAARTVVLASADVALRQRLRTSLTGLRWQVREASGGAEAMAQLEDARSEALLVDSWLPDLEVGEFASVIRMMYPAMELLRVDGGVDGGARSPRRNELLHALREAQNAPLNDTAAWAAAPASVPVPAPTAASGAGAKTPVRMPTPIRKDIDQDVEQEREEQVRLESTRQALAALLGREEVTRPLAKTEAMLPEMIGASEPMRELTRLIRLVAPRSTTVLIEGETGTGKEVVARALHRLSERAGKPFAVLNCAAIPEALLEAELFGHTRGAFTGAVQSRTGRIEAAHGGTLFLDEIGEMPMALQAKMLRFLECGELQRVGDNETMRVDVRVIAATHQPLEKLATSVGAERTFRLDLYHRLAVFPIEVPALRDRMDDLGLLAEHILEQMGQEMPRKRLALDAEAKLYEHSWPGNVRELMHVLERGAILAGDKMEIGEDEIRFGRATRG from the coding sequence ATGGGACGCGAGTCAGTGTTGAATATGGATACGGGTGAGGTGGCTGCTGCACGAACGGTGGTATTGGCGAGTGCGGATGTGGCCCTGAGGCAGCGGCTGCGTACCTCTCTGACGGGACTGCGATGGCAGGTGCGCGAAGCCAGTGGTGGAGCGGAGGCGATGGCACAGCTTGAGGACGCGCGATCGGAGGCTTTACTGGTGGATAGCTGGCTGCCAGATCTCGAGGTCGGTGAGTTTGCGAGCGTGATTCGCATGATGTATCCGGCGATGGAGTTGCTTCGAGTGGATGGTGGTGTGGATGGGGGGGCGCGGAGTCCACGGCGTAATGAGTTGCTGCACGCCTTGCGGGAGGCACAGAATGCGCCACTGAACGATACAGCGGCCTGGGCAGCCGCTCCGGCTTCGGTGCCTGTGCCTGCTCCGACTGCTGCGTCTGGCGCGGGAGCGAAGACACCGGTTCGGATGCCGACCCCAATAAGAAAAGATATCGACCAGGACGTGGAGCAGGAGAGGGAAGAGCAGGTTCGACTGGAGTCGACGCGGCAGGCATTGGCGGCTTTGTTGGGACGGGAGGAAGTAACCCGGCCTTTGGCCAAGACGGAGGCGATGTTGCCTGAGATGATTGGGGCAAGTGAACCGATGCGTGAACTGACGCGGTTGATTCGGTTGGTCGCTCCGCGGTCGACGACGGTATTGATCGAGGGGGAGACGGGGACGGGGAAGGAGGTTGTGGCGCGAGCGTTGCATCGGTTGAGCGAGCGAGCTGGGAAGCCTTTTGCTGTGTTGAACTGCGCGGCGATTCCTGAAGCTTTGCTGGAGGCGGAGTTGTTTGGACATACGCGTGGGGCCTTTACCGGAGCGGTGCAGTCGCGGACGGGAAGGATTGAGGCAGCGCACGGAGGAACTCTGTTCCTGGATGAGATAGGCGAGATGCCAATGGCCTTGCAGGCGAAGATGTTGCGGTTCTTGGAGTGTGGCGAGTTGCAGCGGGTGGGCGATAACGAGACGATGCGCGTCGATGTAAGAGTGATCGCGGCGACGCATCAACCGTTGGAGAAACTTGCTACCAGTGTCGGTGCGGAACGGACCTTCCGATTGGATCTTTACCATCGGCTGGCTGTCTTTCCGATTGAGGTGCCGGCACTGCGGGACCGGATGGACGATCTTGGGTTGCTAGCAGAGCACATCCTGGAGCAGATGGGGCAGGAGATGCCACGCAAGCGGTTAGCCCTCGATGCAGAAGCAAAGTTATATGAACACTCGTGGCCGGGCAATGTGCGGGAGCTGATGCATGTGCTGGAGCGTGGCGCGATTTTGGCAGGCGACAAGATGGAAATCGGAGAGGATGAGATTCGTTTCGGACGAGCTACGCGAGGGTAG
- the flgB gene encoding flagellar basal body rod protein FlgB, with protein MQTTTAMSDALGRYLDLTSQQMQATARNMANVDTPGFKTQGFDFEEVFAQQLNNSAGATGLEGVQAPMEDVDGLVSRPDGNNVSMDREGLQLAKAQMQFKLGTQLLKGEFSSVMSAIHMDSK; from the coding sequence ATGCAGACGACGACAGCGATGAGCGATGCGTTGGGACGATATCTGGATCTGACCAGTCAGCAGATGCAAGCGACTGCGAGAAACATGGCGAATGTTGATACGCCTGGCTTCAAGACGCAGGGGTTCGACTTCGAAGAAGTGTTCGCTCAGCAGTTGAATAATAGCGCCGGGGCGACGGGCCTTGAGGGCGTGCAAGCTCCGATGGAGGACGTCGACGGATTGGTGTCGCGGCCGGATGGGAACAACGTGTCGATGGACCGCGAAGGCTTGCAACTAGCCAAGGCGCAGATGCAGTTCAAGCTGGGAACGCAGCTCCTGAAGGGTGAGTTCTCAAGCGTGATGAGTGCAATTCATATGGATTCGAAATAG
- the flgC gene encoding flagellar basal body rod protein FlgC, which translates to MNIFGVMDISGSALKAERVRAEVVASNMANAETTRTTEGGPYQRHHVVFQAQDGGTFQNSMVNQLSGGSSISSGTGFKNIYSGGVIGGLSGDVTAADPTPGGVEVTGVIADASKPLQRYDPSHPDAGPDGFVAYPDINPLTEMVDLMGATRSYGMNASAITAEKGMFNSSLDLLK; encoded by the coding sequence ATGAATATCTTTGGAGTGATGGATATAAGCGGTTCGGCGTTGAAGGCCGAGCGAGTACGTGCCGAGGTTGTGGCTTCGAATATGGCTAACGCTGAGACGACGCGAACCACGGAAGGTGGGCCCTATCAACGCCACCATGTAGTGTTCCAAGCTCAAGATGGTGGGACGTTTCAGAATTCGATGGTGAACCAGTTGAGTGGCGGCTCGAGCATTAGTTCGGGGACAGGTTTCAAAAACATCTATAGCGGCGGGGTTATCGGTGGCTTGAGCGGTGATGTGACTGCCGCCGATCCTACGCCGGGCGGGGTTGAAGTAACTGGTGTGATCGCAGATGCAAGTAAGCCGCTGCAACGGTATGACCCATCGCACCCAGATGCGGGGCCGGATGGATTTGTGGCGTATCCGGATATCAATCCGCTGACGGAGATGGTCGATTTGATGGGGGCGACGCGGTCCTACGGGATGAACGCCTCGGCGATCACGGCGGAGAAGGGCATGTTCAACTCTTCGCTTGATCTTTTGAAGTAA
- the fliE gene encoding flagellar hook-basal body complex protein FliE, which translates to MGGLDDGFLSDAGVAASNGGGAGSVPFAGVLQSMVKETAKLDQKAGEAVTGLLNGSGVEVHDAMIATQKANMAFELALQVRNKAVGAYQQMMGMQF; encoded by the coding sequence ATGGGAGGTCTCGATGATGGCTTCCTGAGTGATGCGGGCGTCGCGGCGTCGAATGGGGGCGGTGCGGGTAGTGTGCCATTTGCGGGAGTGCTGCAGTCGATGGTGAAGGAGACGGCAAAGCTTGACCAGAAGGCTGGGGAGGCTGTGACCGGGTTGTTGAATGGCTCTGGTGTTGAAGTACATGACGCCATGATAGCGACGCAGAAGGCGAATATGGCGTTTGAGCTGGCGCTACAGGTGCGGAACAAAGCAGTAGGCGCTTATCAGCAGATGATGGGCATGCAGTTCTAA